The sequence ATTAACAGAGTGTTTAAACCGGGGACTTTTTAGACCTTTTACTCTCTGAGTGATTTCAAACGCAGAATTCTCTGTGCAGTGTAACAAATATTCGTCTCACGTGTCGTCTCACAGGGGAACCAGACCACGGATCCAGAAAATGCAAGTGTTTGAACGGTTACGTCGGCCGAGTCAATCAAAAGCTCATCATGTCAGAGCCGCGGGTTTATCAGCCGAGCAGCTTCTGCCCTGAACTGGAGATTacaatgtgagtgaatgaatgtgaatgaaagcATGAGGACGTCATTCTTCATGTTCTCTCTGACacgactcctcctcctcctcgctctttCCCAGTGTTCTAGGAACCAAGGAGAAATGTGTGAACCCAGAGTCGAGGTTCGGACAGCATGTCCTGAGCAGGTGAGTTCACCTGGGCGACATGATACAGACGTGGAGCTGGAATAACACTGAGACACTTTTActaactgtgtgttttgtgtgtgattcaggcaggagagaaaaagagcag is a genomic window of Solea senegalensis isolate Sse05_10M unplaced genomic scaffold, IFAPA_SoseM_1 scf7180000014791, whole genome shotgun sequence containing:
- the LOC122761561 gene encoding C-X-C motif chemokine 11-6-like codes for the protein MNSTAIILLLLSCLLLCVQGEPDHGSRKCKCLNGYVGRVNQKLIMSEPRVYQPSSFCPELEITIVLGTKEKCVNPESRFGQHVLSRQERKRAARSTTASQSNTENSTSL